The Melopsittacus undulatus isolate bMelUnd1 chromosome 2 unlocalized genomic scaffold, bMelUnd1.mat.Z SUPER_2_unloc_2, whole genome shotgun sequence genome has a segment encoding these proteins:
- the LOC101880218 gene encoding LOW QUALITY PROTEIN: WD repeat-containing protein 73 (The sequence of the model RefSeq protein was modified relative to this genomic sequence to represent the inferred CDS: deleted 1 base in 1 codon): MERMDEWLVLSLSQYEDLHAFQLQAPTRLLEWAPGNRVFVAGYGDTGKNEILQLLPPPPIRDVVTKSLFPEREFKLECGGFSDRPIYSLKCVPGTSLLVTSGPRDSSLQLWKVSAEDSNVIKPVSAIPTENGHPWARIATTAARAQWVLHGSTLDSVHITEVESRKNIYVAAPSSSEKLSGLAFLDCNTLLLCCANGQLYLGDVRQPEAPLEAVSVPWELGDERWCMGVRQTAPGSASSSHPIACLSNRGHITLTDVRKPLEHLASAKCSVPSPSPNAEFLCVSWAPALEGCLAISGFDGAVHVYDTGSWDSSTSPAQPTFVHKGHMFGEEDSNGEPPLLTAHTWHPQKPRTLLSAASDGTLHIWDWVQPKGTRG; encoded by the exons ATGGAGAGGATGGATGAGTGGCTGGTGCTGTCGCTGAGCCA GTACGAGGACCTGCACGCCTTCCAGCTCCAGGCGCCCACCCGCTTACTCGAATGGGCTCCGGGGAACC GTGTGTTCGTGGCCGGGTATGGTGATACCGGTAAGAACGAGATCCTacagctgctgccgccgccacCGATACGGGATGTGGTGACCAag AGCCTGTTTCCAGAGAGAGAATTCAAGCTGGAATGTGGTGGATTTTCCGACCGCCCCATATACAGCCTGAAGTGTGTGCCTGGCACCAG CTTGCTGGTGACCAGTGGCCCACGAGACAGCTCCCTCCAGCTCTGGAAGGTGTCAGCAGAGGACTCGA ATGTCATTAAACCTGTAAGTGCCATACCTACAGAAAATGGGCATCCGTGGGCTAGAATTGCAACCACAGCAGCCAGAGCGCAGTGGGTCCTGCATGGATCAACCCTTGACAGTGTCCACATTACAGAGGTGGAATCGAGGAAGAATATCTACGTGGCAG CCCCCAGCAGCAGCGAGAAGCTCAGTGGCCTGGCCTTCCTGGACTGCAACACCTTGCTCCTGTGCTGTGCCAATGGGCAGCTGTACCTGGGTGATGTTCGACAGCCGGAGGCTCCCTTGGAGGCTGTGTCTGTGCCCTGGGAGCTGGGTGACGAGCGGTGGTGCATGGGAGTCAGGCAGACAGCTCCAGGCTCTGCATCAAGCTCCCATCCCATAGCTTGCCTCTCCAACAGAGGCCACATCACTCTCACAGATGTAAGGAAACCCTTGGAGCATTTGGCCTCAGCAAAGTGCAGTGTT CCCTCGCCCAGCCCTAATGCAGAATtcctgtgtgtgtcctgggcTCCTGCTCTGGAAGGCTGCCTTGCCATTTCAG GTTTCGATGGGGCTGTGCACGTGTATGACACTGGGAGCTGGGACAGCTCCACCAGCCCAGCACAACCAACCTTTGTCCACAAAGGCCACATGTTTGGTGAAGAGGACAGCAATGGAGAGCCCCCCCTGCTCACAGCTCACACGTGGCACCCACAGAAACCAAGAACATTGCTGTCAGCAGCCAGCGATGGTACCCTGCACATCTGGGACTGGGTTCAGCCCAAAGGGACGCGTGGGTAG